The Amycolatopsis sp. DG1A-15b genome window below encodes:
- a CDS encoding succinic semialdehyde dehydrogenase, translating into MTLTPLGLTRPASVTDAFLQQLVARVPGSSGATWKLTEVYTGDVLAELPQSTTDDIERAFAVAREAQRKWAATPVKQRLAVFRRAHALFVEHARTVADLIQVESGKNRRMAIEETCDPPMVMSHYLKRAARLLAPTKRGGPVPLLTTSTEVRLPKGVVGIIAPWNFPFATGVSDAVPALMAGNAVVLKPDNKTALSPLYGVRLLEQAGLPEGLFQVVCGEGPDVGPTLIDHADYVMFTGSTATGRVIGERAGRNLIGCCLELGGKNPMIVLPDADLPEAVQGAIFGAFGNTGQICMHIERIYLPESRYEEFKTAFVAAASALDVRAAYDFGPDMGSLVSVDHMRRVKSHVDDAVAKGATVLCGGKPRPDLGPAFFEPTILEGVTPDMLCGVTETFGPVVALHKYRTVDEAVALANDTDYGLNASVWSTDVTAARAVAARIESGNVNVNDVLATAYAAKGTPSGGVKNSGVGARHGDQGLLKYTDVQNLAVLKKQVMGPRPGQGYEKYVESMLSGLKLMRKLRIR; encoded by the coding sequence ATGACCCTCACACCGCTCGGACTCACCCGCCCCGCGTCGGTCACCGACGCCTTCCTGCAGCAGCTCGTGGCCCGGGTGCCCGGCTCGTCCGGCGCGACCTGGAAGCTCACCGAGGTCTACACCGGCGACGTGCTCGCCGAGCTGCCGCAGTCGACGACCGACGACATCGAGCGGGCGTTCGCCGTGGCGCGCGAGGCCCAGCGGAAGTGGGCGGCCACACCGGTCAAGCAGCGGCTGGCGGTGTTCCGGCGGGCGCACGCGCTGTTCGTCGAGCACGCGCGGACCGTCGCCGACCTCATCCAGGTCGAGAGCGGCAAGAACCGGCGGATGGCGATCGAGGAGACCTGCGACCCGCCGATGGTGATGAGCCACTACCTGAAGCGGGCGGCTCGCTTGCTCGCGCCGACCAAACGCGGCGGGCCGGTCCCGCTGCTCACGACGTCGACCGAGGTCCGGCTGCCCAAGGGGGTCGTCGGGATCATCGCGCCGTGGAACTTCCCGTTCGCCACCGGCGTTTCCGACGCCGTGCCGGCGTTGATGGCCGGCAACGCGGTGGTGCTGAAACCCGACAACAAGACCGCGCTGTCGCCGCTCTACGGCGTCCGGCTGCTGGAGCAAGCGGGCCTGCCGGAGGGGCTGTTCCAGGTGGTGTGCGGCGAGGGCCCGGACGTCGGCCCCACGCTGATCGACCACGCCGACTACGTGATGTTCACCGGTTCGACGGCGACCGGCCGGGTGATCGGCGAGCGGGCGGGCCGCAACCTCATCGGCTGCTGCCTCGAACTCGGCGGCAAGAACCCGATGATCGTGCTGCCGGACGCCGATCTTCCGGAGGCCGTCCAGGGCGCGATCTTCGGCGCGTTCGGCAACACCGGCCAGATCTGCATGCACATCGAGCGGATCTACCTGCCGGAATCCCGGTACGAGGAGTTCAAGACGGCGTTCGTGGCGGCGGCTTCGGCCCTCGACGTCCGCGCGGCGTACGACTTCGGACCCGACATGGGCTCGCTGGTCTCGGTCGACCACATGCGCCGCGTCAAGTCCCATGTGGACGACGCAGTCGCCAAGGGTGCCACCGTGTTGTGCGGCGGCAAGCCCCGCCCCGACCTCGGCCCGGCGTTCTTCGAGCCGACGATCCTCGAGGGCGTCACCCCGGACATGCTCTGCGGTGTCACGGAGACGTTCGGACCGGTGGTGGCGCTGCACAAGTACCGCACGGTCGACGAAGCGGTGGCGCTGGCCAACGACACGGACTACGGCCTGAACGCCTCGGTCTGGAGCACCGACGTCACCGCGGCGCGCGCGGTGGCGGCCCGGATCGAGTCCGGCAACGTGAACGTGAACGACGTCCTCGCGACCGCGTACGCGGCGAAGGGAACGCCGTCGGGCGGGGTGAAGAACTCCGGCGTCGGCGCCCGGCACGGCGATCAGGGGCTGCTGAAGTACACGGACGTGCAGAACCTGGCCGTGCTGAAGAAGCAGGTGATGGGACCGCGGCCGGGGCAGGGGTACGAGAAGTACGTCGAGAGCATGCTTTCCGGGCTGAAGCTGATGCGGAAGCTGCGGATCCGGTAG
- a CDS encoding DUF2283 domain-containing protein, whose product MAEIDVTYDETVDAAYLRLLEPGIPLVAARTYPCDPAAVCGMINLDLDEQGRLVGIEVLGARNKLPPSVLDAARPI is encoded by the coding sequence ATGGCTGAGATCGACGTGACCTACGACGAAACCGTGGATGCGGCTTACCTCCGGCTCCTCGAACCCGGAATCCCGCTGGTCGCCGCCCGGACGTACCCCTGCGATCCGGCCGCGGTGTGCGGCATGATCAATCTCGACCTCGACGAGCAGGGCCGGCTGGTCGGGATCGAAGTGCTGGGGGCGCGGAACAAGCTCCCGCCATCCGTCCTCGACGCGGCGAGGCCGATCTAG
- a CDS encoding phospholipase D-like domain-containing protein has product MTTFQSFLDKVDERVGDGLERVLCAHHRRRLRGLGWGAVLEPGGADDPLGGRAPVRDGNRVEVLIDGEESLPAVAEAIRQAKSHVHIANWHASADFRLTREPGSPTLRELLAETAARGVEVRVLLWAGPPFPAFQPSRKLARSERRKFTEGTDVRCVLDARERTLHCHHEKLVIVDDAVAFVGGVDLTALEGDRHDSPDHPPRPIGWHDLMSRLEGPIVADVADHFRRRWTEVAGETLPEPAVPEPAGTSRVQLQKTVPNDTYDFLPKGEFTILDGYLRALRSARRLVYLENQFLWSPEIAEVLLDKLRNPPAEEFRVVLLLPRKPSNGSDTTRGQLGRLLDADDGHHRLLATTISAHDDDSSAPVYVHAKLGIVDDEWLTVGSANLNEHSLFNDTEVNIATDDPEVARTARLRLWAEHLGRPVSELEERDPADIVDNLWRPLAEEQAERERRGEQRTHRLVLLPGASRRAARLQGPLRGLLVDG; this is encoded by the coding sequence GTGACGACGTTTCAGTCTTTCCTGGACAAGGTGGACGAGCGGGTGGGCGACGGGCTCGAGCGCGTTCTGTGTGCCCACCACCGGCGGCGGCTGCGCGGGCTCGGCTGGGGTGCCGTTCTCGAACCCGGCGGGGCCGATGACCCGCTCGGCGGCCGGGCTCCGGTGCGCGACGGCAACCGCGTCGAGGTGCTGATCGACGGCGAAGAGTCGCTGCCGGCCGTTGCCGAGGCCATCCGGCAGGCGAAGTCCCACGTGCACATCGCCAACTGGCACGCCAGCGCCGACTTCCGGCTGACGCGGGAGCCCGGTTCGCCCACCCTGCGTGAACTGCTGGCCGAGACCGCCGCACGGGGGGTCGAAGTCCGCGTCCTGCTGTGGGCGGGGCCGCCCTTTCCCGCGTTCCAGCCGTCGCGGAAGCTGGCGCGGTCCGAACGGCGGAAGTTCACCGAGGGCACCGACGTGCGCTGCGTGCTGGACGCCCGCGAACGGACCCTGCACTGCCACCACGAGAAGCTGGTGATCGTCGACGACGCCGTCGCCTTCGTCGGCGGGGTGGACCTCACCGCGCTGGAGGGTGACCGGCACGACAGCCCGGACCACCCGCCGCGGCCGATCGGCTGGCACGACCTGATGTCCCGGCTGGAGGGCCCGATCGTCGCCGATGTCGCCGACCACTTCCGCCGGCGGTGGACCGAGGTGGCGGGCGAGACCCTGCCCGAACCGGCGGTCCCGGAGCCGGCCGGCACCAGCCGCGTCCAGCTGCAGAAGACGGTCCCGAACGACACGTACGACTTCCTGCCCAAGGGCGAGTTCACGATCCTCGACGGCTACCTGCGCGCCCTGCGCTCGGCGCGGCGGCTGGTCTACCTGGAGAACCAGTTCCTGTGGTCGCCGGAGATCGCCGAAGTGCTGCTCGACAAGCTGCGGAACCCACCGGCCGAGGAGTTCCGCGTCGTCCTCCTGCTGCCGCGCAAGCCGAGCAACGGTTCGGACACCACGCGCGGCCAGCTGGGCCGGCTGCTGGACGCGGACGACGGCCACCACCGCCTGCTGGCGACGACGATCAGCGCGCACGACGACGACTCGTCGGCCCCGGTGTACGTGCACGCGAAGCTCGGCATCGTCGACGACGAATGGCTGACGGTGGGCTCGGCGAACCTGAACGAGCATTCGCTGTTCAACGACACGGAAGTCAACATCGCGACCGACGACCCCGAAGTGGCCCGGACCGCCCGGTTGCGGTTGTGGGCCGAGCACCTGGGGCGTCCGGTTTCGGAGCTGGAAGAGAGAGACCCCGCCGACATCGTGGACAACCTGTGGCGGCCGCTGGCCGAAGAGCAGGCCGAGCGGGAACGCCGCGGTGAGCAGCGGACCCACCGGCTGGTGCTGCTGCCGGGGGCCTCGCGCCGCGCGGCCCGGCTGCAGGGGCCGTTGCGGGGGCTGCTGGTGGACGGCTGA
- a CDS encoding PDR/VanB family oxidoreductase codes for MTRELLVDRKEKLADGVVRLTLRAPGGEPLPPWEPGAHIDLVLPGFRRQYSLCGSPEDRSAYQVAVLRETGGRGGSAYVHDSLSAGDRIEVDGPRNHFALADAERYVFIAGGIGITPILPMLDRATAAGRDWQLVYGGRTRASMAFMEELSSHGDRVVFRPQDEHGLLDLPTLLAGVKPGTAVYCCGPEPLLAAVEALEPADLHVERFTAQPDEGPRTAFEVELAGSGRVLRVPADRSILEVVEEAGVTVLSSCREGTCGTCETGVLGGTPDHRDSVLTADERLENEVMMLCVSRSCSPRLVLDL; via the coding sequence ATGACCCGCGAACTCCTGGTGGACCGCAAGGAAAAGCTCGCCGACGGCGTCGTCCGGCTGACGCTCCGCGCGCCCGGCGGCGAGCCACTGCCGCCGTGGGAGCCGGGAGCGCACATCGACCTCGTGCTGCCCGGTTTCCGGCGGCAGTACTCGCTGTGCGGCAGCCCCGAGGACAGGTCGGCGTACCAGGTCGCGGTGCTGCGGGAGACCGGCGGCCGCGGCGGCTCGGCGTACGTGCACGATTCGCTGTCCGCCGGGGACCGGATCGAGGTGGACGGCCCCCGCAACCACTTCGCGCTGGCGGACGCCGAGCGGTACGTGTTCATCGCGGGCGGCATCGGCATCACGCCGATCCTGCCGATGCTCGACCGCGCCACCGCGGCCGGCCGCGACTGGCAGCTGGTCTACGGCGGCCGGACCCGCGCGTCGATGGCGTTCATGGAGGAACTTTCTTCCCACGGCGACCGGGTCGTGTTCCGGCCCCAGGACGAGCACGGCCTGCTGGACCTTCCGACGCTGCTGGCCGGGGTGAAGCCGGGCACGGCGGTGTACTGCTGCGGCCCGGAACCGCTGCTGGCCGCGGTGGAGGCGCTCGAACCGGCCGACCTGCACGTCGAGCGCTTCACGGCTCAGCCGGACGAGGGTCCGCGCACGGCGTTCGAGGTCGAGCTCGCCGGCTCGGGCCGGGTGCTGCGGGTGCCCGCGGACCGGTCGATCCTGGAGGTCGTCGAGGAAGCCGGGGTGACGGTGCTGTCGTCGTGCCGCGAGGGCACGTGCGGCACCTGCGAGACGGGCGTGCTCGGCGGAACCCCGGACCACCGGGATTCGGTGCTCACCGCGGACGAGCGGCTGGAGAACGAGGTGATGATGCTGTGTGTGTCGCGGTCCTGCTCGCCGCGGCTGGTGCTCGACCTCTGA
- a CDS encoding aromatic ring-hydroxylating dioxygenase subunit alpha, whose amino-acid sequence MSAIPRDQWYVAAYGSEIGTELFSRTICGEPILFWRTRDGSVTAMADRCVHRRFPLSQAPSRLVDDQVVCGYHGFTYGVDGKCVAVPGQTRVPRSARLTRYPLVEQDSFVWVFIGDPAKADAALIPRAPWLDSPDYTTVCGMEPLKARYSLLVDNLLDLSHETYLHGGYIGTPEVAETPITTEVDDEAGIVYVSRHMADAACPPFYAKSTGLEGRITRWQDIEYTPPCLYKLHSRIAPVGSVPNPDGSDPDAFHVEVVYAITPETEHSTHDFWAVARDFALDDEGVSAFLAENNRTVVLQDVEALDVLERVIAAESAGYQELSINIDTGGLAARRMLQRMAAPVTS is encoded by the coding sequence ATGAGCGCCATCCCCCGCGACCAGTGGTACGTCGCCGCCTACGGCTCCGAGATCGGCACCGAGCTGTTCAGCCGCACGATCTGCGGCGAGCCCATCCTGTTCTGGCGGACCCGCGACGGGAGCGTCACCGCGATGGCCGACCGGTGCGTGCACCGGCGGTTCCCGTTGTCGCAGGCGCCTTCGCGGCTGGTCGACGACCAGGTCGTTTGCGGCTACCACGGGTTCACCTACGGCGTGGACGGCAAGTGCGTGGCCGTGCCGGGGCAGACCCGGGTGCCGCGGTCCGCGCGGTTGACGCGCTATCCGCTGGTGGAGCAGGACTCCTTCGTCTGGGTGTTCATCGGCGACCCGGCGAAAGCCGACGCTGCTTTGATTCCGCGGGCGCCCTGGCTCGACTCCCCGGACTACACCACGGTTTGCGGGATGGAGCCGCTCAAGGCGCGGTACTCGCTGCTGGTGGACAACCTGCTGGACCTGTCCCACGAGACCTACCTGCACGGCGGCTACATCGGCACGCCGGAGGTCGCCGAAACGCCGATCACGACCGAGGTCGACGACGAGGCCGGCATCGTCTACGTCTCACGGCACATGGCCGACGCGGCGTGCCCGCCCTTCTACGCCAAGTCGACCGGGCTGGAGGGCCGCATCACGCGCTGGCAGGACATCGAGTACACCCCGCCGTGCCTGTACAAGCTGCACAGCCGCATCGCGCCGGTGGGGTCCGTGCCGAACCCGGACGGCAGCGACCCGGACGCCTTCCACGTCGAGGTCGTTTACGCGATCACGCCCGAGACCGAACACTCCACGCACGACTTCTGGGCCGTGGCGCGGGACTTCGCCCTCGACGACGAAGGTGTTTCGGCGTTCCTCGCGGAGAACAACCGCACGGTGGTGCTGCAGGACGTCGAAGCCCTCGACGTCCTGGAGCGGGTGATCGCCGCGGAATCGGCGGGGTACCAGGAGCTGTCGATCAACATCGACACCGGCGGTCTCGCGGCCCGCCGGATGCTGCAGCGGATGGCCGCGCCGGTGACGTCGTGA
- a CDS encoding IclR family transcriptional regulator, with protein sequence MLGRALRVLEAFSPDRPALRLSEVARRTGLPAATVHRLLREFCEWGALERDETGVYRVGLRLWELGSLAPRGLGLRELALPFLEDLSQITRENVQLAVREGTEVVYIERIAGTGAVPVLTRVGGRFALTATGVGLVLLAHAPAEVQEDVLGRPIDRYTSETVTDPDRVRHLLADVRTHGFSISERQVTLDALSVGAPIHDARGRVVAAVSLVVRYGSVSPHALAPLVMTSARAISRALSIL encoded by the coding sequence GTGCTGGGACGCGCGCTGCGGGTGCTCGAGGCGTTCTCACCGGACCGGCCGGCGCTGCGGCTGAGCGAGGTCGCGCGCCGGACCGGGCTGCCGGCCGCGACCGTGCACCGGCTGCTGCGGGAGTTCTGCGAGTGGGGCGCGCTGGAGCGCGACGAAACCGGCGTCTACCGGGTCGGGCTGCGGCTGTGGGAGCTGGGCTCGCTCGCCCCGCGGGGCCTGGGCCTGCGGGAACTCGCCCTGCCGTTCCTGGAGGACCTCTCCCAGATCACCCGCGAAAACGTCCAGCTGGCCGTCCGCGAAGGCACCGAGGTGGTGTACATCGAGCGGATCGCCGGAACCGGGGCGGTGCCGGTGCTGACCCGCGTCGGCGGCCGGTTCGCGCTGACCGCGACCGGCGTCGGGCTGGTCCTGCTCGCCCACGCCCCCGCCGAGGTGCAGGAGGACGTCCTCGGCCGCCCGATCGACCGGTACACCAGCGAGACCGTGACCGACCCGGACCGGGTGCGGCACCTGCTGGCCGACGTCCGGACGCACGGGTTCTCCATCAGCGAGCGCCAGGTCACCCTGGACGCGCTGTCGGTCGGCGCGCCGATCCACGACGCGCGGGGCCGCGTGGTGGCCGCGGTGTCGCTGGTCGTGCGGTACGGGAGCGTCTCGCCGCACGCGCTGGCCCCGCTGGTGATGACCAGCGCCCGCGCGATCTCACGAGCGCTTTCCATCTTATGA
- a CDS encoding acyl-ACP desaturase — translation MPVPETTRLLHELEGTVEENLNRHLAAAQEWMPHEYVPWSQGRDFAELGGEAWDPEQSRVTPIARTALEVNLLTEDNLPSYHREIERAFGRDGAWGTWVHRWTAEEGRHGICIRDYLLVTRAVDPVELERMRMETMQAGYDTGDKPLLNVCAYVSFQELATRLSHRNTGRYTQDPLAERLLARVSTDENLHMVFYRNLVKAALEISPDAMMRAITDEVLNFAMPGAVIPSFQRKAALMAKAGIYDLRIHHDDVVQPLLRYWKVFDLTGLGAVGEAAREELATFIKGLDTQASRFEERRDATAARRAARGIVDL, via the coding sequence ATGCCGGTCCCCGAAACCACCCGCCTGCTGCACGAGCTGGAAGGCACGGTCGAAGAGAACCTGAACCGGCACCTCGCCGCCGCCCAGGAGTGGATGCCGCACGAGTACGTCCCCTGGAGCCAGGGACGCGACTTCGCCGAGCTGGGCGGGGAAGCGTGGGATCCGGAGCAGTCCCGGGTGACCCCGATCGCCCGGACCGCCCTGGAGGTCAACCTCCTCACCGAGGACAACCTGCCCAGCTACCACCGCGAGATCGAGCGCGCCTTCGGCCGCGACGGCGCGTGGGGCACCTGGGTGCACCGGTGGACGGCCGAAGAGGGCCGCCACGGCATCTGCATCCGCGACTACCTGCTGGTCACCCGCGCCGTCGACCCCGTCGAGCTGGAGCGGATGCGGATGGAGACCATGCAGGCGGGCTACGACACCGGCGACAAGCCGCTGCTGAACGTCTGCGCGTACGTCTCGTTCCAGGAGCTGGCGACCCGGCTTTCGCACCGCAACACCGGCCGCTACACCCAGGACCCGCTGGCCGAGCGGCTGCTCGCCCGGGTGTCCACGGACGAGAACCTGCACATGGTCTTCTACCGCAACCTCGTCAAGGCGGCGCTGGAGATCTCGCCCGACGCGATGATGCGCGCGATCACCGACGAGGTGCTGAACTTCGCGATGCCGGGCGCGGTGATCCCGAGCTTCCAGCGCAAGGCCGCGCTGATGGCCAAGGCCGGCATCTACGACCTGCGCATCCACCACGACGACGTCGTCCAGCCGCTGCTGCGGTACTGGAAGGTCTTCGACCTGACCGGCCTCGGCGCGGTCGGCGAGGCCGCGCGGGAGGAACTGGCCACGTTCATCAAGGGGCTCGACACCCAGGCGTCCCGGTTCGAGGAACGCCGGGACGCCACCGCCGCGCGCCGGGCGGCGCGGGGCATAGTGGACCTCTGA
- a CDS encoding alpha-glucuronidase family glycosyl hydrolase, with product MSSSDENEQSRLRRRSFLIGSGAAVATSMFGAVPAQASPPGPFPGDYDGSDLWLRYERVADPGLLARYRAALGAIVVENAGRTPVHRHTANLSMAPGSTEHLVRSTLEAARDELARGLGGLLGRPVPVQGGFPDHAVVVGTPDSSSLVRRLVPPRDLAPLGSDGYLIRSLSRGGHRAVVIAGNTDVAALYGTFAFLRRLQAQQPVTGLDVSSVPRINHRYLNYWETERLYAGNNPAGTGGLNGETGAIFDFTATGASAGLNLPVILDRYLVAARAMASVGINGITINNVNANSFYLTPAAIEQEAALADALRPYGIKLAVSINYAAPTDARFAPDTLTREQLDPYSAQFQGWWNRRARQLQAAIPDFMGFTVKANSEGQPGPQDLGYDHGDGANGMAAAVAPLGMRIFWRTFVYNADVDADRLKRAYLEFGPIDEEPQPDGTKGRFAGNVFLQTKNGPLDYQAREPANPLFGRMEHTNQALELQVTQEYTGQNTMLCYLGPLWEEVLKSDTFATDEHGRLLKKRLVGHVVDGTAQGHPDSAIVGVANFGNAGNLTGHHFAQANLYAFGRLAWDWTLDARGIAEDWVRLTWSNRDFAVRTIVTMMMGSREALVSYQTPLGVAHQFRSSDHYGPNPAERLARDDWSPVYYNRADRTGLGYDRSPTGSGFTAQYFPVLAARYADIETVPENLLMWFHHVPWDRRLRNGRIFWDELVYRYQTGVHYVSWMRQAWDSLEPHVDARRFAEVKAKLAAHEADAGTWRDTCVRYWQEFNGLPVPTDGPLSIKIVVGGRTFGGFDAGAPSYTIPMAAGTSPEITKVVPADAGAKCEILRQAHGVPGRSVVRITAHSFFGPLLKDYVFDLVVATH from the coding sequence GTGTCTTCCAGCGACGAGAACGAGCAGAGCCGGTTGCGCCGGCGTTCCTTCCTGATCGGCAGCGGAGCTGCCGTGGCCACCTCGATGTTCGGTGCCGTTCCGGCGCAGGCGAGTCCCCCGGGCCCGTTCCCGGGCGACTACGACGGCTCGGACCTGTGGCTGCGCTACGAGCGGGTCGCCGATCCCGGTCTCCTCGCCCGGTACCGGGCCGCGCTCGGCGCGATCGTCGTCGAGAACGCCGGCCGGACCCCGGTCCACCGCCACACCGCGAACCTGAGCATGGCCCCCGGCTCCACCGAGCACCTGGTGCGAAGCACCCTGGAAGCGGCGCGGGACGAACTCGCCCGTGGCCTCGGCGGGCTGCTGGGACGGCCCGTGCCGGTGCAGGGCGGGTTTCCCGACCACGCGGTGGTCGTGGGCACCCCGGACAGCTCGTCACTGGTGCGCCGGCTCGTTCCCCCGCGCGACCTGGCGCCGCTCGGTAGCGACGGGTACCTCATCCGCTCGCTGTCGCGGGGCGGGCACCGGGCCGTCGTCATCGCCGGCAACACCGATGTCGCCGCGTTGTACGGGACGTTCGCCTTCCTCCGGCGGCTGCAGGCCCAGCAGCCCGTCACCGGCCTGGACGTTTCGTCGGTCCCCCGGATCAACCACCGGTACCTGAACTACTGGGAGACCGAGCGCCTCTACGCCGGGAACAACCCGGCCGGAACCGGCGGGCTGAACGGCGAAACCGGCGCGATCTTCGACTTCACCGCCACCGGCGCGTCCGCCGGGCTGAACCTGCCGGTGATCCTCGACCGGTACCTGGTGGCGGCGCGAGCGATGGCATCCGTCGGCATCAACGGCATCACGATCAACAACGTCAACGCCAACAGCTTCTACCTCACCCCGGCCGCCATCGAGCAGGAAGCCGCGCTGGCGGACGCGCTGCGCCCGTACGGGATCAAGCTGGCCGTCTCCATCAACTACGCGGCCCCGACGGACGCCCGGTTCGCGCCCGACACCCTTACCCGCGAACAGCTGGATCCCTACAGCGCGCAGTTCCAGGGCTGGTGGAACCGCCGGGCCCGGCAGCTGCAGGCCGCGATCCCCGACTTCATGGGGTTCACCGTCAAAGCCAATTCCGAGGGCCAGCCGGGTCCCCAGGACCTGGGCTACGACCACGGTGACGGCGCCAACGGGATGGCGGCGGCGGTGGCGCCGCTCGGGATGCGGATCTTCTGGCGGACCTTCGTCTACAACGCCGACGTGGACGCGGACCGGCTGAAGCGCGCCTACCTGGAGTTCGGCCCCATCGACGAGGAGCCCCAGCCCGACGGCACGAAGGGCCGGTTCGCCGGGAACGTGTTCCTGCAGACCAAGAACGGCCCGCTCGACTACCAGGCCCGGGAGCCGGCCAATCCGCTCTTCGGCCGGATGGAACACACCAACCAGGCCCTGGAACTGCAGGTCACCCAGGAGTACACCGGGCAGAACACGATGCTGTGCTACCTCGGCCCGCTGTGGGAAGAGGTCCTCAAGTCCGACACGTTCGCCACCGACGAACACGGCCGGCTGCTGAAGAAGCGCCTGGTGGGCCACGTCGTGGACGGCACGGCCCAGGGCCACCCGGACAGCGCCATCGTCGGCGTGGCCAACTTCGGGAATGCGGGCAACCTGACCGGGCACCACTTCGCGCAGGCGAACCTGTACGCCTTCGGCAGGCTGGCGTGGGACTGGACCCTGGACGCCCGCGGCATCGCCGAAGACTGGGTCCGGCTGACCTGGAGCAACCGCGACTTCGCCGTCCGGACGATCGTGACGATGATGATGGGCTCCCGGGAGGCGCTGGTCAGCTACCAGACCCCGCTCGGCGTCGCGCACCAGTTCCGGTCCAGCGACCACTACGGCCCCAACCCCGCCGAACGGCTGGCGCGGGACGACTGGAGCCCGGTGTACTACAACCGGGCCGACCGCACCGGCCTCGGCTACGACCGCTCCCCCACCGGCAGCGGCTTCACCGCGCAGTACTTCCCGGTGCTCGCGGCCCGGTACGCCGACATCGAGACCGTCCCCGAAAACCTGCTGATGTGGTTCCACCACGTGCCGTGGGACCGGCGGCTGCGCAACGGCCGGATCTTCTGGGACGAACTGGTGTACCGCTACCAGACGGGCGTCCACTACGTGTCGTGGATGCGCCAGGCCTGGGACTCGCTCGAACCCCACGTCGACGCGCGGCGCTTCGCCGAGGTGAAGGCCAAGCTCGCCGCCCACGAGGCCGACGCGGGCACCTGGCGCGACACCTGCGTGCGCTATTGGCAGGAGTTCAACGGCCTTCCCGTCCCGACGGACGGGCCGCTCTCGATCAAGATCGTGGTCGGCGGCCGGACGTTCGGCGGCTTCGACGCCGGCGCGCCGTCGTACACCATCCCGATGGCGGCCGGTACGTCACCGGAAATCACGAAGGTCGTGCCCGCCGACGCGGGCGCGAAGTGCGAGATCCTCCGCCAGGCTCACGGGGTGCCCGGGCGATCTGTGGTGCGAATCACCGCGCACAGTTTCTTCGGGCCCCTCCTCAAGGACTATGTCTTCGACCTGGTGGTAGCCACGCACTGA